One genomic segment of Paenibacillus durus includes these proteins:
- a CDS encoding response regulator transcription factor, whose product MRFSILVVEDDADINRLLCTLLNKQGYRTESAFSGSEAKLLLSMQGYDLVVLDLMLPGMSGEELIKDIRSHSFVPVIVISAKTATKGKIETLKNGADDYITKPFDKEEVLARIEAQLRRYKDFSAAEQIVKPLVYQDLVLDIASRTAKVADKPMTLTSKEFELLVILVRSPGKVFTREDLYQAVWHERHAVEDNTINVHISNLRSKLSKNAPGQTYIETVWGIGFKMA is encoded by the coding sequence TTGAAGATGATGCGGATATTAACCGTTTGCTATGCACTCTATTGAACAAACAGGGATACCGGACGGAGTCGGCGTTTTCCGGTAGTGAGGCGAAGCTGCTTTTATCCATGCAGGGGTATGATTTGGTCGTGCTGGATTTGATGCTTCCTGGAATGTCCGGGGAAGAATTAATTAAAGATATCCGCAGCCACTCCTTTGTGCCGGTCATCGTCATCTCGGCCAAGACGGCAACGAAAGGGAAAATCGAAACACTCAAAAACGGTGCGGATGACTATATAACGAAGCCTTTTGACAAGGAAGAGGTTCTGGCCCGGATTGAAGCGCAGCTGCGGCGTTATAAAGATTTCAGTGCAGCGGAGCAGATAGTAAAGCCGTTGGTTTATCAAGACCTTGTTCTGGACATAGCTTCAAGAACCGCTAAAGTAGCGGATAAGCCAATGACGCTTACATCCAAAGAATTTGAGCTGCTGGTTATTCTGGTACGGTCTCCCGGCAAAGTGTTCACCCGGGAAGATTTGTACCAAGCGGTGTGGCATGAAAGGCATGCCGTAGAAGATAACACCATTAACGTGCATATTAGCAACCTGCGCAGCAAGCTTTCCAAAAACGCCCCGGGCCAGACCTACATTGAAACGGTGTGGGGCATCGGTTTTAAAATGGCCTGA